Sequence from the Gemmatimonadales bacterium genome:
TGGGCGACGAACGGGAGGTCACGCCCGGGGTCTACTACTACCGTTTGACCGTGGATGGTCGCAGTCAGGTGAAGAAAATGATCGTCCGCAAGGAGAATCAGCCAGCAATGTGAATCGATGGTCTCGGCGAGGGACATTCCATTCGGATGTCCCTCGCTGCGTTTGTAAACCTGTCGGTGGACGCTGTCAGAACGGCAGTTCTGTCCGGTATACCCCTTGCCCTTGTGGGTCACCATGCTAAGACCCGAACGCTTGACCTTAAAGGCCCAGGAGGCCTTCCGCGACGCCTCGGAAGATGCGCGGCGGCGCGGGAACCCTGTCCTCAACGATACCCACCTCTTCGCAGCCCTCCTCGCCCAGGATGAGGGGGTAGTGCAGCCCCTCCTCCAGAAGGCGGGCTTGAACATCGCGGCCCTCCGGGAGGAGGTCGAGCGGGAGCTCGCCCGGCTGCCTCGGCAGGAGGGCGCCACGGGGGAACCGACCTTCAGCAGGGAACTGCACAAGGTCTTCGACCGTGCCGAGGAGGAGGCGAAGGCACTGAAGGACGCCTATGTCTCGACCGAACACCTGATTCTGGGCCTCGCGGCCGAAAAGGGGACGACTGCCCGCAACCTGCTCAACGAGCAGGAGGTGACGGCGGACACCCTGCGGGAGGCGCTGGAGGGCGTTCGAGGCGGGCATCGCGTCGCGGATCAGTCGCCTGAAGACCAGTACCAGGCGCTGCAGCGTTTCACCCGCAACCTCACCGATCAGGCCCGCAAGGGGAAACTCGACCCGGTCATCGGTCGTGACGAGGAAGTCCGGCGGGTTATGCAGGTCCTTTCGCGCCGCACCAAGAACAATCCAGTGCTCATCGGCGAGCCGGGCGTCGGCAAGACCGCCATTGTCGAGGGGCTGGCGCAGCGCATCGTGCATGGCGACGTCCCGGAGTCGCTCAAGAACAAGGATATCGTGGCGCTCGACGTCGGCCTGTTGCTCGCGGGTGCGAAGTACCGGGGCGAGTTCGAGGAGCGCCTGAAGTCAGTCATCAAGGAACTGACCGAGGCCGAGGGACGGTACATCGTCTTCATCGACGAGATGCACACGCTCGTCGGGGCGGGGGCCGCGGAGGGGGCGGTGGATGCCAGCAACCTGCTCAAGCCCGCGCTGGCGCGCGGGGAGCTTCATGTGGTGGGCGCCACCACCCTCGACGAGTACCGGAAGCATGTGGAAAAGGACGCTGCGCTGGAGCGCCGGTTCCAGCCGGTCCTCGTGGGCGAACCCAATGTGACGGACACCGTCGCAATCCTTCGCGGGCTGAAGGAGCGCTACGAGGTGCATCACGGCGTGCGGATCACCGACAACGCCCTCGTTGCCGCGGCGACGCTCTCGGATCGCTACATCGGCGACCGGTTCCTGCCGGACAAGGCCATCGACCTGGTCGACGAGGCCGCCAGCCGGCTCCGGATCGAGATCGACAGCCTGCCGCAGGAAATCGACGAGGTGGAACGGCGGCTGGTGCAGCTCGAGATCGAGCGGCAGGCGCTGCTCAAGGAAAAGGACAAGGCCGGCAAGGAGCGCCGCAAGTCGGTGGAGCAGGAAATGTCGGAGCTCAAGGAGAAGAGCGCCGGGATGAAGGCGCAGTGGCAGTCGGAAAAGGCGGCCATCGGCGAGCTGCAGGCCGCCCGGGCCGAGGTCGACGAGCTCCGTACCGAGGTGGACCTGGCCACGCGCCGGGGCGACCTCCAGAAAGCCGCGGAGCTCCGGTACGGCCGGATTCCCGAGCTGGAGGCGACGCTGCAGACGCAGGAGGCCCGTCTGCAGGAGGTGCAGCGCAACGCCCGCTACCTGAAGGAGGAGGTGGACGCCGACGACATCGCCGAGATCGTCGCAAAGTGGACCGGCATTCCCGTCTCCCGGATGATGGAGTCGGAGCGCGAGCGGCTGACCCGCCTCGAGGAGGAACTCGCGGAGCGCGTCGTCGGACAGCCGCAGGCGGTGGCCGCGGTGTCGAACGCCGTCCGGCGGAGCAGGGCAGGGCTGCAGGACCCGAACCGGCCGACCGGCTCGTTCATCTTCCTCGGGCCCACC
This genomic interval carries:
- the clpB gene encoding ATP-dependent chaperone ClpB, giving the protein MTLKAQEAFRDASEDARRRGNPVLNDTHLFAALLAQDEGVVQPLLQKAGLNIAALREEVERELARLPRQEGATGEPTFSRELHKVFDRAEEEAKALKDAYVSTEHLILGLAAEKGTTARNLLNEQEVTADTLREALEGVRGGHRVADQSPEDQYQALQRFTRNLTDQARKGKLDPVIGRDEEVRRVMQVLSRRTKNNPVLIGEPGVGKTAIVEGLAQRIVHGDVPESLKNKDIVALDVGLLLAGAKYRGEFEERLKSVIKELTEAEGRYIVFIDEMHTLVGAGAAEGAVDASNLLKPALARGELHVVGATTLDEYRKHVEKDAALERRFQPVLVGEPNVTDTVAILRGLKERYEVHHGVRITDNALVAAATLSDRYIGDRFLPDKAIDLVDEAASRLRIEIDSLPQEIDEVERRLVQLEIERQALLKEKDKAGKERRKSVEQEMSELKEKSAGMKAQWQSEKAAIGELQAARAEVDELRTEVDLATRRGDLQKAAELRYGRIPELEATLQTQEARLQEVQRNARYLKEEVDADDIAEIVAKWTGIPVSRMMESERERLTRLEEELAERVVGQPQAVAAVSNAVRRSRAGLQDPNRPTGSFIFLGPTGVGKTETARALADFLFDDERAIVRLDMSEYMEKHAVARMIGAPPGYVGYEEGGQLTEAVRRRPYSVVLFDEIEKAHADVFNVLLQILDDGRLTDSQGRVVDFRNTVIIMTSNIGGGHIVEAGATVDEAAWAVVDRAVRNDLRQHFRPEFLNRVDDIIVFRPLSREDIRQIVDLQLTRLHALLADRKLGLEVTPEARQLLSELGYDPVYGARPLKRVIQQRLQNPIALEVLEGHFPEGATIKVDRDGDELVFTNAVPALEPAGA